A single window of Electrophorus electricus isolate fEleEle1 chromosome 16, fEleEle1.pri, whole genome shotgun sequence DNA harbors:
- the LOC118242672 gene encoding integumentary mucin C.1-like gives STVPTTTSNTPSTSTVLTTTPPSTTSTDTTTTSNTTPSTTSTVPTTTSSTPSTTTTVPTTTSSTPS, from the exons tctactgttcctaccacaactagcaacacgccttcaacctctactgttcttaccaccact cctccttcaacaacctctactgaTACTACAACTACCAGCAACAc tactccttcaacaacatctactgttcctaccaccacgagcagtactccttcaacaacaactactgttcctaccaccactagcagtactccttca
- the LOC118242671 gene encoding mucin-5AC-like: protein TSTVPTTTNNTPSTTTTVATTTSSTPSPTSTVPTTTSSTPSTTTTVLTTTSSTPSTTSTVPTTTSSTPSTTTTVPTTTSNTPSTTSTIPTTTSSTPSTSTVPSTTTTTPSTSSTVPSTTSTMPSTTSTANTTTSSTPSTTTTVLATTSSTPSTTSTVPTTTSNTPSTSTVLTTTTTTPSTTSATTTSTMPSTTSTATTTTSSTPSTTTTVLTTTSSTPSTTSTVPTTTSSTPSTTTTVPTTTSSTPSTTSTVPTTTSSTPSTTTTVLTTTSSTPSTTSTVPTTTSSTPSTTTTVLTTSSSTPSTTTTVLTTSSSTPSTTTTVPTTTSSTPSTSTVPATTSNTPSTSTVLTPTTTIPSTTSTVPSTTSTMPSTTSTATTTTSSTPSTTTTVLTTSSSTPSTTTTVLTTTSSTPSTTSTVPTTTSSTPSTTTTVPTTTSSTPSTTSTVPTTTSNTPSTSTVLTTTTTTPSTTSTVPSTTSTMPSTTSTATTTT from the exons acatctactgttcctaccaccacgaACAATACTCCTTCTACAACAACTACTGTtgctaccaccactagcagtactccttcaccaacatctactgttcctactACCAcgagcagtactccttcaacaaccactactgttcttaccaccactagcagtactccttcaacaacatctactgttcctaccaccacgagcagtactccttcaacaacaactactgttcctaccaccactagcaatactccttcaacaacatctactaTTCCTACCACCACAAGTagtactccttcaacatctactgttccttcCACCACAACCACTACCCCTTCAACAAGCTCTACTGTTCCTTCCACCACTAGTACTAtgccttcaacaacctctactgctaataccaccactagcagtactccttcaacaaccactactgttcttgccaccactagcagtactccttcaacaacatctactgttcctaccacaactagcaacacgccttcaacctctactgttcttaccaccactaccactaccccttcaacaacctctGCTA CCACCACTAGTACTAtgccttcaacaacctctactgctactaccaccactagcagtactccttcaacaaccactactgttcttaccaccactagcagtactccttcaacaacatctactgttcctaccaccacgagcagtactccttcaacaacaactactgttcctaccaccactagcagtactccttcaacaacatctactgttcctaccaccacgagcagtactccttcaacaaccactactgttcttaccaccactagcagtactccttcaacaacatctactgttcctaccaccacgagcagtactccttcaacaaccactactgttcTTACCACTagtagcagtactccttcaacaaccactactgttcTTACCACTagtagcagtactccttcaacaaccactactgttcctaccaccacgagcagtactccttcaacatctactgttcctgCCACAACTAGCAACACGCCTTCAACCTCTACTGTTCTTACCCCCACTACTACTAtcccttcaacaacctctactgttcCTTCCACCACTAGTACTAtgccttcaacaacctctactgctactaccaccactagcagtactccttccaCAACCACTACTGTTCTTACCACTagtagcagtactccttcaacaaccactactgttcttaccaccactagcagtactccttcaacaacatctactgttcctaccactacgagcagtactccttcaacaacaactactgttcctaccaccactagcagtactccttcaacaacatctactgttcctaccacaactagcaacacgccttcaacctctactgttcttaccaccactactactaccccttcaacaacctctactgttcCTTCCACCACTAGTACTAtgccttcaacaacctctactgctactaccaccact